In Geminocystis sp. NIES-3709, a single genomic region encodes these proteins:
- the lepB gene encoding signal peptidase I codes for MTKVTENISKSDPKISFWTPIKENFVIVVIGLILAVLIRIFIAEPRFIPSESMFPTLSIGDRLVVEKISYYFTPPQDQDIVVFTPPPQLQVLGYDRDQAFIKRIIAHAGEIVEVKEGKVYVNEKPLSENYILEPPNYNLNSVVVPEGYVFVMGDNRNNSNDSHIWGFLPQENIIGKAIFTFWPPQHLGKIS; via the coding sequence ATGACAAAAGTAACAGAAAATATCAGTAAATCAGATCCTAAAATTAGTTTTTGGACACCCATAAAAGAAAACTTCGTTATTGTAGTCATCGGTTTAATTTTAGCGGTTTTGATACGAATTTTTATTGCTGAGCCTCGCTTTATCCCCTCTGAATCAATGTTTCCTACTCTATCCATCGGCGATCGACTTGTAGTAGAAAAAATTTCTTATTATTTTACACCCCCCCAAGATCAAGATATAGTTGTATTCACTCCTCCCCCTCAATTACAGGTTTTGGGATACGATCGAGATCAAGCATTTATCAAAAGAATTATCGCTCACGCCGGGGAAATAGTTGAAGTAAAAGAAGGAAAAGTTTACGTCAATGAGAAACCCTTGTCAGAAAATTATATTCTTGAACCACCGAACTATAACTTAAATTCCGTAGTTGTACCTGAAGGCTATGTGTTTGTTATGGGAGATAATCGTAATAATAGCAACGATTCTCATATCTGGGGATTTTTACCCCAAGAAAACATTATTGGTAAGGCAATTTTTACTTTTTGGCCTCCTCAACATTTAGGTAAAATCAGTTAA
- a CDS encoding PIN/TRAM domain-containing protein yields the protein MIDVIIISIFVLAFAGIGFDLIEILPDDIQNQISNIQALRWLAAGFASIIGLALGLVAQTTYRRLEQKIRKTPIEVIITRAIGLVIGLLLANLMLAPIFLLPIPGNFSFIKPMMAILGSIMFAVLGVSLADAHGRTFLRLINPNSIESMLVAEGTLKPVATKILDTSCIIDGRIQQLLATGFLEGQILIPQFILNELQQLADATNDQKRVRGRRGLDILNQMQETYPEKIVIHPEEYEDVTTVDAKLLHLAHDINAMLITNDFNLSKVASLQKIEILNVNDLAQAVRPIYLPGDYIDLKILKHGKEPSQGIGYLEDGTMVVVEEANGHVGEEMRVIVTSALQTSAGRMIFAKTNASAVIS from the coding sequence ATGATTGACGTAATTATTATTAGTATTTTTGTTTTAGCTTTTGCCGGAATTGGTTTTGACCTTATTGAAATTTTACCCGATGATATACAAAATCAAATATCCAATATTCAAGCATTAAGATGGTTAGCCGCCGGATTCGCCTCCATTATCGGTTTAGCATTAGGATTAGTCGCCCAAACCACCTACAGAAGACTAGAGCAAAAAATTCGTAAAACTCCCATCGAAGTTATTATTACCAGAGCGATCGGTCTAGTGATAGGATTACTTCTAGCGAATTTAATGTTAGCACCTATTTTTTTACTACCGATACCGGGTAATTTCAGTTTTATTAAACCCATGATGGCAATACTAGGTAGTATCATGTTCGCAGTTTTAGGTGTTTCCTTAGCTGACGCTCATGGGCGCACATTTCTTAGACTCATTAACCCCAACAGTATCGAATCCATGTTAGTCGCTGAAGGCACATTAAAGCCCGTTGCCACTAAAATCCTTGATACTAGCTGTATCATTGATGGGCGTATTCAACAACTCCTTGCCACTGGTTTTCTTGAAGGACAAATTTTAATCCCTCAGTTTATCTTAAACGAATTACAACAATTAGCAGACGCTACCAATGATCAAAAAAGAGTCAGAGGCAGACGAGGTTTAGATATTCTTAATCAAATGCAAGAGACTTACCCGGAAAAAATTGTTATTCATCCCGAAGAATACGAAGATGTCACCACCGTTGACGCTAAATTATTGCACCTTGCCCATGATATTAACGCCATGTTAATTACCAATGACTTTAACTTAAGTAAAGTTGCTAGTTTACAAAAAATTGAAATACTTAATGTTAATGATTTAGCTCAAGCTGTGCGCCCTATTTATCTACCCGGTGACTATATCGACTTAAAAATTCTTAAGCATGGTAAAGAACCAAGTCAAGGTATTGGTTACTTAGAAGATGGTACAATGGTGGTAGTAGAAGAAGCTAATGGCCATGTAGGAGAGGAAATGAGAGTTATCGTCACATCCGCTTTACAAACTTCCGCAGGAAGAATGATTTTTGCCAAGACTAATGCTTCTGCTGTTATTTCTTAA
- a CDS encoding DUF3143 domain-containing protein, whose translation MPKLTPNSPLYNFPLPEIENWLRKMGCEQNPQELNCWYVKKGEWEANITLEIEDLIVSYLHAGGDGSDIKRAFRYSLSRQDIENAVFSGP comes from the coding sequence ATGCCCAAATTAACTCCGAATAGTCCTTTATATAACTTTCCTTTACCAGAAATTGAAAATTGGTTAAGAAAGATGGGATGTGAACAAAATCCTCAAGAACTTAATTGTTGGTATGTGAAAAAAGGAGAATGGGAAGCTAACATAACCTTAGAAATAGAGGATTTAATTGTTAGTTATCTCCATGCTGGGGGAGATGGTAGTGATATAAAAAGGGCATTTCGTTATTCCCTTTCCCGTCAAGACATTGAAAATGCAGTGTTTTCAGGACCTTAG
- a CDS encoding triacylglycerol lipase — MKSILMVHGITDTGNVFNSMKSYFQDKGYTIYTIDLIPNFGTADLRDLAQQVKLYIDSKFNSEEKIILLGFSMGGLVTRYYLQRLNGLEKVDQYISISAPNNGTNLAYFVPLKGILQMRPYSKFLQDLNQDVKETLGKIKCLTLWTPFDTMIIPAKSSLLNLGKEVRVPVLIHKWMLSDNRVFLKIDSFLNI, encoded by the coding sequence ATGAAATCTATTTTAATGGTTCATGGTATTACTGATACTGGCAATGTATTTAATTCCATGAAATCTTATTTTCAAGACAAGGGATATACAATTTATACTATTGATTTAATTCCCAATTTTGGTACCGCAGATTTACGGGATTTAGCACAACAAGTTAAACTATATATTGACTCTAAATTCAATTCAGAAGAAAAGATCATTTTATTGGGTTTTAGTATGGGTGGATTAGTTACTCGTTATTATCTTCAACGACTTAATGGATTAGAAAAAGTCGATCAATACATCAGTATTTCTGCTCCGAATAATGGTACTAATTTAGCTTATTTTGTACCTTTAAAAGGTATTTTACAAATGCGTCCTTATAGTAAATTTTTACAAGACTTAAATCAAGATGTCAAAGAGACATTAGGAAAAATTAAATGTTTAACTTTATGGACTCCTTTTGATACTATGATTATTCCCGCAAAAAGTTCTCTGTTGAATCTAGGAAAAGAAGTAAGGGTGCCTGTTTTAATTCATAAATGGATGTTAAGTGATAATAGAGTTTTCCTTAAAATTGACTCTTTTTTAAACATCTAA
- a CDS encoding J domain-containing protein, whose product MNSNRTNFSFPSKGYFTNTHYGLLNLHPSASPIDIRRAYRELSKLYHPDTTNLPLEEAKQKFQRLNEAYGTLANPERRSLYDLKIGYSRWNVIQSPYDFTLSSPEQEDGMKSSYLDPTERPLSSGELFALLLMGITIFSCMLLAITIAWLRTSAI is encoded by the coding sequence GTGAACTCTAATCGAACTAATTTTTCATTTCCCTCGAAAGGATATTTTACCAACACTCACTATGGATTGTTAAACTTACATCCTTCAGCATCACCTATTGATATTAGAAGGGCTTATCGAGAATTAAGTAAACTCTATCATCCTGACACCACTAATTTACCTTTAGAGGAAGCAAAACAAAAATTTCAACGATTAAATGAGGCTTATGGTACTTTAGCAAATCCCGAACGGCGATCGCTGTATGATTTAAAAATTGGTTATTCTCGGTGGAATGTGATTCAAAGTCCCTATGATTTTACACTCTCGTCACCCGAACAGGAAGACGGCATGAAATCATCATACTTAGATCCTACCGAAAGACCTTTATCTAGCGGAGAACTATTTGCCTTATTATTAATGGGAATAACAATTTTTAGTTGTATGTTACTTGCCATAACTATTGCATGGTTGAGAACATCTGCTATATAG
- a CDS encoding glycosyl transferase — MSRPVLYLAITNHGFGHAVRMTTIASQIQRLNSDILLVLVTTAPRWLLESYIEGDFIYRYRAFDVGVIQSDSLTMDLEATRKKMTEYRLRENEIVAGEVEFININKVGLILADIPAMAASIGEKAGIPCWMMSNFGWDFIYRDWGGDFVEIADWLTNRYQKCQRLFRLPLAEEMRSFPLVENVGLTGGIPRYSESELREKFNITTDKEKTILLTFGGLGIEAIPYENLSRFPDWQFITFANNAPDLPNLLKITNKLDRPVDFMPLCGTVMSKPGFSTFSESLRLDIPLISLTREGFAEAEILLQGLKDYSYHKIVNYQEFFEGNWDFLKTELLPPQSHSKIDKNGTEFIAQEIVNFFNKSVS; from the coding sequence ATGTCTCGACCTGTTTTATATCTCGCTATCACGAATCATGGATTTGGACACGCAGTAAGAATGACGACTATAGCATCACAAATACAAAGATTAAATTCTGACATATTATTAGTATTGGTAACAACAGCACCCAGATGGTTGTTAGAGTCTTATATTGAGGGTGATTTTATCTATCGTTATCGTGCTTTTGATGTAGGAGTTATTCAATCAGATAGTTTAACTATGGATTTAGAAGCTACGAGGAAAAAAATGACAGAATATCGTCTTCGAGAGAATGAGATAGTGGCAGGAGAAGTAGAATTTATCAATATCAATAAAGTTGGCTTGATTTTAGCTGATATTCCAGCAATGGCGGCAAGTATTGGGGAAAAAGCTGGAATTCCTTGCTGGATGATGAGTAATTTTGGTTGGGATTTTATCTATCGTGATTGGGGTGGGGATTTTGTCGAGATTGCCGATTGGTTAACTAATCGTTATCAAAAATGTCAACGTCTGTTTCGTTTACCTTTAGCGGAAGAAATGAGAAGTTTTCCACTCGTCGAAAATGTGGGTTTAACTGGTGGAATCCCTCGTTATAGTGAATCGGAGTTACGAGAAAAATTTAATATTACCACTGACAAAGAAAAAACTATTTTGCTCACTTTTGGCGGTTTAGGAATAGAAGCGATTCCTTACGAAAATTTGAGTCGTTTTCCTGATTGGCAATTTATCACTTTTGCTAATAATGCTCCTGATTTGCCTAATCTTCTTAAAATTACAAATAAGCTCGATCGACCAGTGGACTTTATGCCCTTGTGTGGTACAGTGATGTCTAAACCCGGATTTAGTACTTTTTCTGAAAGTCTCCGTTTAGATATTCCTCTGATTAGTTTGACAAGAGAAGGTTTTGCTGAAGCAGAAATTTTGTTACAAGGTTTAAAAGATTATAGTTATCATAAAATAGTCAATTATCAAGAGTTTTTTGAAGGCAATTGGGACTTCTTAAAAACAGAATTATTACCTCCTCAAAGTCATAGTAAAATCGACAAAAATGGTACTGAATTTATTGCTCAAGAAATCGTTAATTTTTTTAATAAATCAGTAAGTTAA
- a CDS encoding FAD-dependent oxidoreductase has product MFKFIRQNFWQKLISIPLGVLTTTPVMASIPRNPDQVVECEILVVGSGLAGAATAYEALLMGKTVCLTDITDWVGGQISSQGTSALDERSTQRKELFFPRGYLELRANLEKFYGKSNPGECWVSSSCFLPKDAGEVLKNQLKEAAKKGKGTLKWFPNTVIKDLKIETVANAGTGQQIVEAIAIQHEAQPNTPPLNTEPLSKVIEDAYTYADSPRLKKNIIKFTSPKNPKTKGKANWFVIEATETGELIGLTDVPYRLGIDPRSELEPSSSSTTQDPYCTQGFTYTFAMEQTAEPQPQPEPSFYKQYEPYYSYELKRLADFDLVYTYRRIWKAEPSETVTFEGINFSKPTPGDISMQNWTWGNDYRPGTSKDNLIYTKEQLQQTGQFKPGGWMGGLRTETLRKGEENAIGFYHWLVAGTTDSQLGDGVKKPYPNQKLLKGLDSPMGTMHGLSKYPYMREGRRIIGRPNYAHPDGFMVNEIDISRRNYQDDYYRKTLPPDQYRRLQALLSGLEGFSVLSGQVSPDEVKNRTRSTIYPDAVGIGHYAIDFHPCMTESPHEKPGNKERKGERRGQGQAYPFQIPLSAMIPQKIDNMLVVGKSIATSHIAAAAYRVHSFEWSSGAAAGITASLALKKGILPYEFTEGFAFKNKNLQELKITLDKSGNPTQFPNTSIFNQNWDDWR; this is encoded by the coding sequence ATGTTCAAATTTATTAGGCAAAATTTTTGGCAAAAATTAATTTCTATTCCTCTAGGAGTTTTAACCACAACTCCTGTTATGGCAAGTATTCCTCGCAATCCCGATCAAGTAGTAGAATGTGAGATTTTAGTAGTAGGTAGTGGTTTAGCCGGTGCCGCCACCGCTTATGAAGCCTTGTTAATGGGTAAAACTGTTTGTTTAACAGATATTACGGACTGGGTTGGGGGACAAATTTCCTCTCAAGGCACATCTGCATTAGATGAACGTAGTACTCAGAGAAAAGAGCTATTTTTTCCTCGTGGTTATTTAGAATTAAGAGCGAATCTTGAGAAATTTTACGGCAAATCAAATCCGGGAGAGTGTTGGGTTAGTAGTTCCTGTTTTTTACCAAAAGACGCTGGTGAAGTTCTCAAAAATCAGTTAAAAGAAGCAGCTAAAAAAGGAAAAGGTACTTTAAAATGGTTTCCCAATACCGTTATCAAAGATTTAAAAATTGAAACTGTAGCTAATGCAGGTACAGGACAACAAATTGTTGAAGCGATCGCAATTCAGCACGAAGCACAACCAAATACACCGCCTTTAAATACTGAACCGTTATCTAAAGTTATTGAAGATGCTTATACCTATGCGGATTCTCCTAGATTAAAGAAGAATATTATCAAATTTACTTCACCGAAAAACCCAAAAACAAAAGGTAAAGCAAATTGGTTTGTAATAGAAGCAACAGAAACGGGAGAATTAATCGGTTTAACGGATGTACCTTATCGTTTAGGTATTGATCCTCGATCGGAATTAGAACCATCCTCATCAAGTACCACACAAGATCCCTATTGTACTCAAGGGTTTACTTATACCTTTGCTATGGAACAAACTGCCGAACCTCAACCGCAACCCGAACCCAGTTTTTATAAGCAATATGAGCCATATTATAGTTATGAATTAAAAAGATTAGCTGATTTTGACCTAGTTTACACCTATAGACGTATTTGGAAAGCTGAACCCAGTGAAACCGTTACATTTGAAGGTATTAATTTTAGCAAACCTACTCCGGGTGACATTTCTATGCAAAACTGGACTTGGGGAAATGATTATCGTCCGGGTACATCAAAAGATAATTTAATCTATACAAAGGAACAATTGCAACAAACCGGGCAATTTAAACCGGGTGGATGGATGGGAGGCTTACGCACGGAAACTCTACGCAAAGGAGAAGAAAATGCCATCGGGTTTTATCATTGGTTAGTAGCAGGTACAACGGATTCTCAATTAGGTGATGGAGTTAAAAAACCTTATCCTAATCAAAAATTATTAAAAGGGTTAGATTCTCCTATGGGGACAATGCACGGTTTATCTAAGTATCCTTATATGAGGGAAGGTAGAAGAATCATTGGCAGACCAAATTATGCCCATCCTGATGGTTTTATGGTCAATGAAATAGATATTTCTCGCCGTAACTATCAAGATGACTATTATCGTAAAACTTTACCCCCCGATCAATATCGCCGTTTACAAGCGTTATTATCTGGTTTAGAGGGATTTTCGGTGTTGAGTGGTCAAGTTTCTCCTGATGAAGTCAAAAATCGCACTCGATCGACAATTTACCCTGATGCCGTAGGAATTGGACACTATGCGATCGATTTTCATCCTTGTATGACAGAAAGCCCTCACGAAAAACCGGGTAATAAAGAGAGAAAAGGAGAAAGACGGGGACAAGGACAGGCTTATCCGTTTCAAATACCGTTATCTGCAATGATTCCCCAAAAAATTGACAATATGCTAGTGGTAGGAAAAAGTATTGCCACCAGTCATATAGCCGCCGCCGCCTATAGAGTACATTCCTTTGAATGGTCATCTGGTGCCGCCGCAGGAATTACAGCGTCTTTAGCATTAAAAAAAGGTATTTTACCCTATGAATTTACAGAAGGTTTTGCTTTTAAGAACAAAAATTTACAAGAATTAAAAATAACTTTAGATAAAAGTGGAAATCCAACTCAATTTCCTAATACTTCAATTTTTAATCAAAATTGGGATGATTGGAGATAA
- a CDS encoding alpha/beta fold hydrolase: MNELVKRHNIQILGKLDAKKTLIFSHGFGSQQSTWELILPAFEQRYRIILFDLIGSTFLGMDEFDIQHYCSFKEYAEDLIKICSFLEIKKASFIAHSASCMIGTLVAIKNPNFFKELIFIGASPRYLDDTNYVGGFTEKEVIEMLNAMTKNYYDWINHYTVKAIDDPKQPFLSQEFAQSLLKLSPDIALIVFKMIISSDYRKEVSQLKLPTLIIQPQDDMFVPLEVGFYLNKMIENSKFQILPTKGHFPHLTHPFMIAHTISRYLNRSSNKAKRI; this comes from the coding sequence ATGAATGAACTTGTAAAACGACATAACATTCAAATATTAGGCAAATTAGATGCTAAAAAAACTCTAATTTTTTCTCATGGTTTTGGCAGTCAACAATCAACATGGGAGCTTATATTACCTGCATTTGAGCAAAGGTATCGTATTATTTTATTTGATCTAATTGGTAGTACTTTTCTAGGCATGGATGAGTTTGATATTCAGCATTATTGTAGTTTTAAAGAATATGCTGAAGATTTGATTAAGATTTGTTCTTTTTTAGAGATTAAAAAAGCTAGTTTTATTGCTCATTCTGCTAGTTGTATGATAGGAACTTTAGTTGCTATAAAAAATCCTAATTTTTTCAAAGAACTTATTTTTATTGGTGCTTCTCCTCGTTATTTGGATGACACAAATTATGTTGGGGGATTTACTGAAAAAGAAGTTATAGAAATGTTAAATGCAATGACAAAAAATTATTATGATTGGATTAATCACTATACAGTAAAAGCGATCGATGATCCAAAACAACCATTTTTATCACAAGAATTTGCTCAATCTTTATTAAAATTAAGTCCAGATATTGCGCTCATAGTTTTTAAGATGATTATTTCCTCTGATTATCGTAAGGAAGTATCACAACTAAAATTACCGACTTTAATTATTCAACCTCAAGATGATATGTTTGTGCCTCTCGAAGTTGGTTTTTACTTAAATAAAATGATTGAAAATAGCAAGTTTCAAATTCTTCCAACGAAAGGTCATTTTCCTCATTTAACTCATCCTTTTATGATTGCCCATACAATTTCTCGATATTTGAATCGATCGTCAAATAAGGCTAAAAGAATTTAA
- a CDS encoding thylakoid membrane photosystem I accumulation factor: MLTIQFFSGFRRVLMIFLCAVTVWFSYSGISQADINNDRYDGNIFVVYAGNGSLVPSKLTLKQSLDREKPVVLVYYLDDNSDSKQFAFIVSRFQEFYGRAASIIPINVDTIPPQDQYKPDEVGYYYKGAIPQTVVLDQQGKIVFDGIGQVKFEDVDDVLRQVFDLVPRSQSVELKRKTFNEFNSELVPEAK; this comes from the coding sequence ATGTTAACAATTCAGTTTTTTTCTGGTTTTAGACGTGTTCTAATGATTTTCCTTTGTGCTGTAACTGTCTGGTTTAGCTACAGTGGTATCAGTCAAGCCGATATTAATAACGATCGATATGATGGTAATATTTTTGTTGTTTATGCGGGAAATGGCTCATTAGTACCATCAAAACTTACTTTAAAACAATCTTTAGATAGGGAAAAGCCAGTGGTTTTGGTTTACTATCTTGACGACAATAGCGATTCTAAGCAATTTGCTTTTATTGTCTCTCGTTTTCAAGAGTTTTACGGACGAGCGGCGAGTATAATTCCCATTAATGTGGATACTATTCCTCCCCAAGATCAATATAAACCTGACGAAGTGGGCTACTACTATAAGGGGGCAATTCCTCAAACTGTAGTATTAGATCAACAAGGAAAAATAGTTTTTGACGGCATTGGACAAGTCAAATTTGAAGATGTGGACGATGTATTGCGTCAGGTTTTTGACTTAGTACCTCGATCGCAATCCGTAGAATTAAAACGTAAAACCTTTAATGAATTTAACAGCGAATTAGTACCAGAAGCCAAGTAA
- a CDS encoding PspA/IM30 family protein — protein sequence MGIFDRISRVVRANVNDMIDKAEDPEKVLEQSLREMGDDLVKMRQAVAQAIAAQKRTEQQYQKNLSEANTWQQRAQLALTKGEESLAREALVRKKTHGDTAATLKAQLDGQVGQIDSLRRNLTALESKIAEAKTKKDMLKARMSAAKANQQLQNTISSINTNSAMSAFERMEDKVLQMEAVSQSAGEIAGYGEDVKWAQLEGGSAVDDELAALKAQLSGTPEPTASLPPSVNTSESSQTSASVVDNELEELRRQLQKDY from the coding sequence ATGGGAATATTCGATCGCATCAGTAGAGTAGTACGGGCTAATGTCAATGACATGATTGATAAAGCGGAAGATCCAGAAAAAGTACTAGAACAAAGCCTTCGAGAAATGGGCGATGATCTTGTCAAAATGCGTCAAGCTGTAGCACAAGCGATCGCCGCCCAAAAAAGAACAGAACAGCAGTACCAAAAGAATCTCTCAGAAGCTAACACATGGCAACAACGGGCGCAATTAGCCTTAACTAAGGGTGAAGAAAGTTTAGCGAGAGAAGCCTTAGTGCGTAAAAAAACCCATGGTGATACCGCTGCTACCTTAAAAGCTCAATTAGATGGACAAGTGGGACAAATCGACTCTTTACGCCGTAATCTCACTGCATTGGAAAGCAAAATAGCGGAAGCCAAAACCAAGAAAGATATGCTTAAAGCTCGTATGAGTGCCGCTAAAGCTAACCAACAGTTGCAAAATACCATCAGTAGTATTAATACTAATTCTGCTATGTCCGCTTTTGAACGCATGGAAGATAAAGTATTACAAATGGAAGCAGTGTCTCAATCGGCAGGAGAAATAGCAGGTTATGGAGAAGATGTAAAATGGGCTCAGTTAGAAGGAGGTAGTGCGGTGGATGATGAGTTGGCCGCTTTAAAAGCTCAACTATCTGGTACCCCTGAACCTACTGCCTCTTTACCTCCCAGTGTGAACACTTCTGAGTCTAGTCAGACTTCTGCCAGTGTCGTTGACAATGAGTTAGAAGAATTGCGTCGCCAGTTACAAAAAGATTACTAA
- a CDS encoding type II toxin-antitoxin system RelE/ParE family toxin has translation MAYRVVWSPKAVEDVEAIAGYIARDSPSYAAAVVCKVIEITNNLQKEAKQGRLIPEIEESTIIEQFAYSYRLIYRVEEEIVTVIALIHGKRLLYLTD, from the coding sequence ATGGCTTATCGAGTAGTTTGGTCTCCTAAAGCAGTGGAAGATGTGGAAGCGATCGCCGGTTATATCGCTAGAGATTCACCGTCTTATGCCGCCGCAGTAGTTTGTAAAGTAATCGAAATTACCAATAATTTACAAAAAGAAGCAAAACAAGGAAGATTAATTCCTGAGATAGAAGAATCGACAATTATCGAACAATTTGCCTATAGCTATCGCTTAATCTATCGAGTGGAAGAAGAAATTGTCACTGTTATCGCCCTAATTCATGGAAAAAGGTTGTTATATTTAACCGACTAG